The sequence below is a genomic window from Halococcus salifodinae DSM 8989.
GAGCTCGAACTTCGTCCGGAGATGGTGGAGGATCGTGTTGCCGTGGGGCGACTCCTCTGAGATCTCGCAGAGGTGACTGACCGAGTCCTCGTCGGCTGTTGCGCCGACGAGGACGTCCCAGATATCCTCGGAGTCGATATCGGCGTTTTCGCCGAGTTCGATATCGATCTCCTCGTCCAGAGTGTTGACGAGAAAGTTAAGCACCTGCTCTTCGGTGAGTTCATTGGCTGCTTGGTTTGGCTGCATCAACCGACCGAGCAGCCCACTCACCTAACCCGCTTTGTGAACTACTGANTGCTCTTCGGTGAGTTCATTGGCTGCTTGGTTTGGCTGCATCAACCGACCGAGCAGCCCACTCACCTAACCCGCTTTGTGAACTACTGAAGCTACGTACCGCTGAGGCCGACATCACTGTGTCATCTATTCTATTGAGAACATCTACCATGATTCTGTCAAAATATATTAAATCAACCGGCGGCGAGGAAGGGGTATGGAGGTCTCAAAAGCAGTCATTCCTGCAGCAGGGTTCGGCACTCGCTTTCTCCCGGTGACGAAAGCACAGCCCAAAGAGATGATGCCCGTTCTGAACAAGCCGACGATCCAGTACGTCGTCGAGGAGGCCGTGCGGTCGGGTATCGATGACATCCTCATCATTACCGGCCGAGGGAAGGAGTCCATCCAACACCACTTCGATAAGTCCTACGAACTCGAAAGCGAGCTCCGGAAGGCGGGCAAGGACGAGATCCTCGATCGCGTCCGAAAGGTTTCGAATCTAGCGGACATCCACTACGTCCGGCAGAAAGAACGCAACGGGCTCGGTGATGCCGTTCTCTATGCACGAAAACACGTCGGCGACGAGCCGTTCGCGCTTCTGTTGGGAGATACTATCGTCGAAAGCGACGTTCCTTGTACGAGACAACTGATCGAGTACGCGGAGGAGTACGACCAATCGGTCCTCGCGCTCGAGCGGGTACCGTGGGAGAAGGTCCCGTCGTACGGGGTCGTGGACGTCGAGGACCCCTCGTCTAC
It includes:
- the galU gene encoding UTP--glucose-1-phosphate uridylyltransferase GalU, which codes for MEVSKAVIPAAGFGTRFLPVTKAQPKEMMPVLNKPTIQYVVEEAVRSGIDDILIITGRGKESIQHHFDKSYELESELRKAGKDEILDRVRKVSNLADIHYVRQKERNGLGDAVLYARKHVGDEPFALLLGDTIVESDVPCTRQLIEYAEEYDQSVLALERVPWEKVPSYGVVDVEDPSSTQPCFPVSELVEKPARETAPSNLAITGRYVLQPAIFDQLEATEPGVGGELQLTDAINELPAVRGTESAGRRYDIGDIPSWLEANIRLAMKHETGATHRAVERLLEEWTDE